AGTCAAAACGGTAACTTATTCCCAAATTTGCATCTTGAACTTCAACGATTGGTTTATCATCTTCAACGGAATCAACGTTTATTCCACAATAAGGACTTGGGCAACGTCCCTGCTCAATCGGCGCAGCAAGATGATCTATGCAAATGTTGCGCTGTACATAATCGTATTTTTGCCCTTGAAACTCTCCTGGCGTCACATCTTTGTCGCAGCTAAAGCCAATGCTATTATCTTTCAGCTGGCCTGTCCGAATTTTATCAAGGACTTCTTTGCTTGTGCGGTCTTTAAAAAAGCGAATATCCACTTCTATGCCACGTCTACAGGGCCTATTTGTTTTGGGGTCGTTGAGGTCTTTTCTGAAGCGGGGGTTTTCCATGCGCCCGTTTATGTCGTTTACGTTTCTGATTTGGTCACTTGCAGGGTGAGATAGGGCTTTTACCCATCTGCCCTCAGCGGTCCATGTAGCCTTTTCTAGTTCGTCAGCGGGTTTGTATGCCATGCCATCTTTGTATTTATGCACAATTTCGGAGGCTATCACTGCCTTAACAACGAGAAATTTGTCGTCGTCCTGGATGATTCTGCTATCTTCCAAAACAGCGAAGTCTACAACAATTTGCCTAATCAAATCTTATCACCATAATTTTGGAGTTACTTTTCCTTAGTCAAGAAATCCTGACGAAAAAGCTCTTTAAGTGAAATAATACCTATTGCATTTGGTATCTGTGAGAAAGAGTTTAGCACTACTGGTCATTCTATCTTGTCTTGCAACAACATTGCTTATCCCTGATTTTTTCTTTGGAGCTAATGCGGTT
This Williamwhitmania sp. DNA region includes the following protein-coding sequences:
- a CDS encoding DUF2213 domain-containing protein, whose translation is MIRQIVVDFAVLEDSRIIQDDDKFLVVKAVIASEIVHKYKDGMAYKPADELEKATWTAEGRWVKALSHPASDQIRNVNDINGRMENPRFRKDLNDPKTNRPCRRGIEVDIRFFKDRTSKEVLDKIRTGQLKDNSIGFSCDKDVTPGEFQGQKYDYVQRNICIDHLAAPIEQGRCPSPYCGINVDSVEDDKPIVEVQDANLGISYRFD